ACCATGCCGTGCCGGAGCCGCATGCCGCGCCCGGGGCGGCCCTCGTTCGGCACCCCGGGATCCTCGTGCATGCGGCGGCCGATGCCGTGGCCGCCGAAGCCGTCCGGAATGCCGTAACCGGCGCCCCGGCACACCGTGCCGATCGCATGGGCGATGTCGCCGATGCGGTTGCCCACGACGGCCGCCTCGATGCCGGCCGCGAGGGCCCGCTCGGCGGTCTCGATCAGGCGGAGGTCCGCCTCGCGCGGGGTGCCCACGACGAAGCTGAGCGCCGAGTCGCCGACCCAGCCGCCCAGCTCGGCACCGAAGTCGATGGAGACCAGGTCGCCGTCGCGCAGGCGGTAGCGGTCCGGGACGCCGTGCACGATCGCGTCGTTGACCGAGACGCACAGGACGGCGGGGAAGGGGGTCGGTGCGAAGGACGGGCGGTACCCCAGGAAGGGCGAGGTCGCGCCCGCCTCGCGCAGTACGTCGTGCGCCACCTCGTCCAGTTCCAGCAGGGAGACGCCCACGTCGGCGGCCTTCTGTGCGGCCGTCAGGGCACGGGCGACGACCTGGCCCGCCTCGTACATCGCGTCGATGGAAGTGTCTGTCTTCAGCTCAACCATGCCAATTACTATACCGGTATTAGAATGGGGTCATGGTGCGCACCCCTCTCACCCCAGAAGAACGCGAACGCGGCGAGCGGCTCGGCAAGCTGCTGCGTGAAGCGCGTGGCGGCCGGAGCATGACGGAGATCGCGGCGAGCGCGGGTATCTCCGCGGAGACCCTTCGGAAGATCGAGACCGGGCGGGCCCCGACCCCGGCCTTCTTCACGGTGGCCGCGCTGGCCGGAGTGCTCGGGCTGTCCATGGACGAACTGGCAGGGCAGTGCGTGCTGGTGCCCCTCTGAGGCTCCTGCGCCGCGCGTGAAAACTCCCCGTAGCACGCCCGTAACACAACTGGTGTTGCCTACGGGGCGGAGTGCTCCGGTCTCACGGGAGTTGAGCGATGGCGGCGGATCAACTCCCGGCTGAAGTCGGAGAGTTCGCGACCTACCTGGACGGACTGCTGGCACGTCTCGATCCGTCCGGCGGCTGGTACGCGGTGTTCTGGCAGCGCGACCCGGAGGGCATGCGGGCCTGTCTCGACGGGCGCGAGATGCCGCCCTGGGACGTGGTCGAGGCCCTGCTGCAGGACCTCGCCGGGCAGTACGGCCCGGGGGGAGCCGCCCCGGAGACGGACCGCGCCCGTGCCCTGCACGCGGCCGCGCTCGCCGCGTACGACACCCGGCCCGGGGGCCGCGACGCCCTCGGCGACCGCCTCGACGTCATGCTCCGCGAACAGAAGTACGCCGCCGAACGCCAGGCCGCCCTGGCCCGCCACCTGACCTCGGCCACGACCCGCGAACAGGCGGACGCCCTGCGCCTGGAGCTGGCCTGGGCACGCGACGACCACGAACGGGCCGGCGCGCGGTGCGCGGAACTCCGGGCGCGGATGGCTCACGTGGACCGATGTGCGCAGGAGGTGCCCCCGAGGGCGTGGGACGACGGTGACGGGCTGGGCGGCACCGGGTCGGAACCGTCAACCGCTGAAGATCCGTACAAGCCCGGAACGCCCCGGGCCGCGACCGGTGCCGCCGTAGCCCCGGGGGCGGGGTGGCACGCCCCGCGGCATCCGGCGGGCCGGGTCGCTCCCGGGGAGGCCGCCGGGGGCGGCACGTCCGGCCCCCGGGGCTACGACGGCACAGGTGCCGCTGATCGGCATGACACCGGGGACGGCGCCGTAGGGTGGCTCGTCCCGCAATATCCGGCGGGCCGGGCCGCTCCCGAAGAGGCCGCCGCGGGTGGCACGCCCGGCACGCTTTCCGCCCCGGCCATGACCGGTGCCGCCGGTCGGTATGACGCCTGGGACGGAGCCGGAGCCCCGGGGGCCGGGTCGCGCGCCCCGCAGTATCCGGCGGGCCGGGCCGCCCCCGGGGAGGTCGCCGCGGGCGGCACGTCCGACGTGCTCCCCGCCTGGGCGTCAGCCCCAGCCGCCCCCGACGCGTTCACCGCCCCCGAGCCCCCGGCCCCCAAGCAACGCAAACGCCGTCGCGGCAGTGCCCGCTTCGCCGGGATGGTGGACGAGGAAGCCGTACCCGTCGCCGTGCCGCCCGCTGCCGTGCCGGATCTGCCCGCATCCGCCCCCGCGAGCACCCGCCGTACCCCACGAGGCGCGCGCTTCGCCGGGGCCGCCGAGGAGGCGGTGGTGCAGCGCCCGGCGCGGGAGGCCGGCGTGGCCGGGGCCGCGGACCGGGCCGACGTCGGACGGACCGTGGAGACGCTGGCCCGGCTGCGGAGCGAGGGCCGCAGCGGGGAGGCCCACGCGCTGCTGGCCGAGGCCGCCTCGTGGGAGCCCGGCCGGTTTCCGCTGCTCGCGGAGCGCCTGCACCTCGCCGGGCTGGACGCCGACTGGCAGACCCTGCTGTGGGAGGCCGCCTCGCTGCCCGCCGGGCGGCTGGTCGCCGCCGCCGACGCGCTGGTCGCGGCCGGGCGGGCGGGGGACGGGCAGCAGATGCTGCGACAGGGCGTCGCGCGGCCGCCGGGCGAGGTCGGGGAGGCGGTCCTCGCCCTGGCCGCCGAGGGACTGCACCGCGAGGTGCGTGTGCTGCTCGACGCGTATGTGCGGGCCCGTGCCCCCGAGGAGGCCGCCCGCAGCGCCGAACCCGATCCGCGTCGCCTCGTACCGCTCCTGCTGGAGGCCGCCCGGGGCGTGTCGGACGAGCGCCGCTGGGATCTCGTGCACGCCCTGCGGGTCGCGGGACACCCCGCCTGACCGGCGACGTCGCGCCCCGGGCGACTCACCCGCAGGAGTGTGAATCGCGCATTGCCCAGCGGGTTGGCGACGATGGTCTTGGCAACCCCGTGCCAGAGGCTTACGTTCGTGGCTCTACGGCTCGCTTCTACGGGCGTAGAGGCGCAGACGTCGCGTCGAAGGAGCAGCTCATGGCCAACGTCGTACGTGCCGCCCTGGTCCAGGCCACCTGGACCGGCGACACCGAGTCCATGGTGGCGAAACACGAGGAGCACGCCCGCGAGGCGGCCCGCCGGGGCGCGAAGATCATCGGTTTCCAGGAAGTCTTCAACAGCCCCTACTTCTGTCAGGTCGAGGAGCCGGAGCACTACCGCTGGGCCGAGCCCGTCCCCGACGGGCCGACCGTGCGGCGCATGCGGGCGCTCGCGCGCGAGACCGGCATGGTGATCGTCGCGCCGGTGTTCGAGGCGGAGCAGCCCGGCTTCTACTACAACACCGCGGCCGTGATCGACGCCGACGGCACCTACCTCGGCAAGTACCGCAAGCACCACATCCCCCAGCTCAAGGGCTTCCGCGAGAAGTTCTACTTCAAGCCCGGGAACCTCGGCTGGCCCGTCTTCGACACGGCCGTCGGCAAGGTCGGCGTGTACATCTGCTACGACCGCCACTTCCCGGAGGGCTGGCGCCAGCTCGGCCTGGCCGGAGCCCAGCTGGTCTACAACCCCTCGGCCACCCACCGGAGCCTGTCCTCCCACCTGTGGCGGCTGGAGCAGCCCGCGGCCGCCGTCGCCAACGGGTACTACATCGCCGCGATCAACCGCGTCGGGCAGGAGGAGTACGGCGACAACGAC
This is a stretch of genomic DNA from Streptomyces hawaiiensis. It encodes these proteins:
- the map gene encoding type I methionyl aminopeptidase, which gives rise to MVELKTDTSIDAMYEAGQVVARALTAAQKAADVGVSLLELDEVAHDVLREAGATSPFLGYRPSFAPTPFPAVLCVSVNDAIVHGVPDRYRLRDGDLVSIDFGAELGGWVGDSALSFVVGTPREADLRLIETAERALAAGIEAAVVGNRIGDIAHAIGTVCRGAGYGIPDGFGGHGIGRRMHEDPGVPNEGRPGRGMRLRHGMVLAIEPMVIAGGTDDYHAAADGWTLKTNDGSRAAHAEHTVAITESGPRILTAR
- a CDS encoding helix-turn-helix domain-containing protein, producing MVRTPLTPEERERGERLGKLLREARGGRSMTEIAASAGISAETLRKIETGRAPTPAFFTVAALAGVLGLSMDELAGQCVLVPL
- a CDS encoding nitrilase-related carbon-nitrogen hydrolase encodes the protein MANVVRAALVQATWTGDTESMVAKHEEHAREAARRGAKIIGFQEVFNSPYFCQVEEPEHYRWAEPVPDGPTVRRMRALARETGMVIVAPVFEAEQPGFYYNTAAVIDADGTYLGKYRKHHIPQLKGFREKFYFKPGNLGWPVFDTAVGKVGVYICYDRHFPEGWRQLGLAGAQLVYNPSATHRSLSSHLWRLEQPAAAVANGYYIAAINRVGQEEYGDNDFYGTSYFVDPRGQFVGDVASDSQEELVIRELDIDLIEEVRQTWAFYRDRRPDAYEGLMQP